From Astyanax mexicanus isolate ESR-SI-001 chromosome 11, AstMex3_surface, whole genome shotgun sequence, the proteins below share one genomic window:
- the LOC103025983 gene encoding uncharacterized protein LOC103025983 isoform X1, which translates to MDEELKSFLRKRNIEEECIQQLEKEKIDTSVIPLMADKDLAKYFPKAGDRVSVVAFCRQTDTSVDPKLRKESILARLRRRLSPRDEDTGTPSSKKRNLWTGNKSAQKQQRRIEVGWMDFDAKDQRYKQVKSINGGGTRQLTVDKGTTVEEIRERAESLFFPNGVSKKKKLASFITEIQSSQIEVNSSDTVIQLYEKSGVRLLRLYLCTKVRRDTPTEDPEDQHSQPTVDLTGSEDEQQIGDGCEEDLDLEVIFGAGENDGVSLDDTIPCETPVEPPTVPELQIILSQTSEGPVPVIQGHEINQPQMPMATVPVILELEVFQSQMPVDPVPIMPELEVNQPGDHVPAMSEVTMIQEPQLQDASNTTVMNLVHVSAIPDVIRIQEPLVQAALDTTVLHPVHVLGTPELTMTELLHTPEQLVPDYPEPAAETLIIRRGHCLLDLINAFKNPAILHSKVSIKMRLPNGKLEEGEGSGVLRDCLTEFWTEFYERCTLGMDVKVPLIRHDYQCDEWQAIGRIFVVGWFQARYFPVQLAAPFLEVVLYGTSASSLKDAFLQYVSAQEREILLNALKDFESVENDALLDALEAHECHQVPTKENLVPLLSQMGHKALIQAPMYIIECWRPIVEELANDVPPDALDGILKKKIPTGKAVKDLLFFPEEMNASQSLVARYLKRYISELDLHTLQLFLRFCTGSNLIDGPITVEFIETSDFQRRPQSHTCAKILKLPIGYQNYPDLRSDFNSILSSSVWVMDIV; encoded by the exons aTCGATACGTCTGTAATCCCTTTGATGGCTGACAAAGACCTTGCAAAATACTTTCCAAAAGCTGGAGACAGAGTGTCTGTTGTTGCATTCTGTCGACAAACAGACACGTCAGTTGACCCCAAACTCAGAAAGGAGTCTATTTTAGCACGGTTGCGACGTAGACTGTCCCCAAGAGATGAAGACACTGGCACTCcatccagcaaaaaaagaaatcTCTGGACGGGTAATAAAAGTGCACAAAAGCAGCAAAGACGAATagaagttggatggatggattttgatGCAAAAGATCAAAGATACAAGCAAGTAAAATCAATAAATGGTGGTGGGACAAGACAGCTCACAGTAGACAAAGGGACAACTGTGGAAGAAATTAGAGAACGTGCTGAGAGTTTGTTTTTCCCGAATGGGGTGTCCAAGAAGAAAAAGCTGGCTTCCTTCATCACAGAAATACAATCATCTCAAATTGAGGTCAACAGCTCAGATACTGTCATTCAGTTATATGAGAAAAGTGGAGTAAGGCTGCTGAGACTGTATCTCTGTACAAAAGTAAGGAGAGATACACCCACTGAAGACCCAGAAGACCAACATTCCCAGCCAACCGTTGACCTTACAGGCAGTGAAGATGAACAACAAATTGGTGATGGATGTGAGGAAGATCTTGATCTGGAAGTAATTTTTGGAGCAGGCGAGAATGATGGTGTATCATTAGATGACACCATACCATGTGAAACTCCAGTTGAGCCTCCTACAGTCCCAGAACTCCAGATAATCCTGTCACAGACGTCAG AGGGTCCTGTTCCTGTAATACAAGGccatgaaataaaccaaccacAGATGCCAA TGGCCACTGTTCCTGTTATACTAGAACTTGAAGTCTTCCAGTCACAGATGCCAG TGGACCCTGTTCCTATAATGCCAGAACTTGAAGTGAACCAGCCAG GTGACCATGTTCCTGCAATGTCAGAAGTCACAATGATTCAGGAGCCACAACTGCAAG ATGCTTCAAACACCACAGTGATGAATCTAGTTCATGTGTCTGCAATACCAGATGTCATTAGGATCCAGGAGCCATTGGTGCAAG CTGCTTTGGACACTACAGTGCTGCATCCTGTTCATGTTCTTGGAACTCCAGAACTTACAATGACTGAGCTGCTACATACGCCAG AACAACTGGTACCTGATTATCCTGAACCTGCAGCTGAAACCCTAATCATTCGTCGAGGACATTGTCTCCTTGACCTGATTAATGCTTTCAAAAATCCAGCCATTCTACACTCCAAGGTCTCCATTAAGATGCGTCTTCCAAATGGAAAACTTGAAGAAGGGGAAGGAAGTGGTGTTTTAAGGGATTGCTTAACAGAATTTTGGACAGAATTTTATGAGAGATGCACTTTGGGCATGGATGTGAAAGTTCCCCTTATTAGGCATGACTATCAGTGTGACGAGTGGCAGGCAATTGGCAGAATTTTTGTAGTAGGATGGTTTCAAGCACGCTACTTCCCTGTACAACTGGCCGCTCCATTCCTAGAAGTAGTTCTGTATGGCACAAGTGCAAGTAGCCTAAAGGATGCATTTTTGCAGTATGTCTCTGCACAAGAAAGAGAGATCCTTCTCAATGCTTTAAAAGACTTTGAGTCTGTCGAAAATGATGCTTTGTTAGATGCCCTTGAGGCCCATGAGTGTCACCAGGTTCCTACCAAAGAAAATTTGGTCCCACTGCTATCACAAATGGGACACAAGGCCCTTATACAGGCACCAATGTACATTATTGAGTGTTGGCGTCCaattgtagaagagctagcaaaTGATGTTCCACCAGATGCTCTGGACGGTATCCTAAAGAAGAAAATTCCAACAGGAAAGGCAGTGAAGGATCTCCTTTTCTTCCCAGAAGAAATGAATGCATCCCAATCATTAGTAGCCCGATATCTAAAGAGATACATAAGTGAACTTGATTTGCATACACTTCAACTATTCCTCCGTTTTTGTACTGGTTCCAATTTGATTGATGGGCCGATTACTGTGGAGTTTATTGAGACATCCGACTTCCAAAGAAGACCACAGTCGCACACATGTGCCAAGATATTAAAGTTGCCAATAGGATACCAAAATTATCCTGACCTTCGCAGTGATTTTAATAGCATACTCTCAAGCTCTGTGTGGGTTATGGACATTGTTTAG
- the LOC103025983 gene encoding uncharacterized protein LOC103025983 isoform X2 — MDEELKSFLRKRNIEEECIQQLEKEKIDTSVIPLMADKDLAKYFPKAGDRVSVVAFCRQTDTSVDPKLRKESILARLRRRLSPRDEDTGTPSSKKRNLWTGNKSAQKQQRRIEVGWMDFDAKDQRYKQVKSINGGGTRQLTVDKGTTVEEIRERAESLFFPNGVSKKKKLASFITEIQSSQIEVNSSDTVIQLYEKSGVRLLRLYLCTKVRRDTPTEDPEDQHSQPTVDLTGSEDEQQIGDGCEEDLDLEVIFGAGENDGVSLDDTIPCETPVEPPTVPELQIILSQTSEGPVPVIQGHEINQPQMPMATVPVILELEVFQSQMPVDPVPIMPELEVNQPGDHVPAMSEVTMIQEPQLQAALDTTVLHPVHVLGTPELTMTELLHTPEQLVPDYPEPAAETLIIRRGHCLLDLINAFKNPAILHSKVSIKMRLPNGKLEEGEGSGVLRDCLTEFWTEFYERCTLGMDVKVPLIRHDYQCDEWQAIGRIFVVGWFQARYFPVQLAAPFLEVVLYGTSASSLKDAFLQYVSAQEREILLNALKDFESVENDALLDALEAHECHQVPTKENLVPLLSQMGHKALIQAPMYIIECWRPIVEELANDVPPDALDGILKKKIPTGKAVKDLLFFPEEMNASQSLVARYLKRYISELDLHTLQLFLRFCTGSNLIDGPITVEFIETSDFQRRPQSHTCAKILKLPIGYQNYPDLRSDFNSILSSSVWVMDIV; from the exons aTCGATACGTCTGTAATCCCTTTGATGGCTGACAAAGACCTTGCAAAATACTTTCCAAAAGCTGGAGACAGAGTGTCTGTTGTTGCATTCTGTCGACAAACAGACACGTCAGTTGACCCCAAACTCAGAAAGGAGTCTATTTTAGCACGGTTGCGACGTAGACTGTCCCCAAGAGATGAAGACACTGGCACTCcatccagcaaaaaaagaaatcTCTGGACGGGTAATAAAAGTGCACAAAAGCAGCAAAGACGAATagaagttggatggatggattttgatGCAAAAGATCAAAGATACAAGCAAGTAAAATCAATAAATGGTGGTGGGACAAGACAGCTCACAGTAGACAAAGGGACAACTGTGGAAGAAATTAGAGAACGTGCTGAGAGTTTGTTTTTCCCGAATGGGGTGTCCAAGAAGAAAAAGCTGGCTTCCTTCATCACAGAAATACAATCATCTCAAATTGAGGTCAACAGCTCAGATACTGTCATTCAGTTATATGAGAAAAGTGGAGTAAGGCTGCTGAGACTGTATCTCTGTACAAAAGTAAGGAGAGATACACCCACTGAAGACCCAGAAGACCAACATTCCCAGCCAACCGTTGACCTTACAGGCAGTGAAGATGAACAACAAATTGGTGATGGATGTGAGGAAGATCTTGATCTGGAAGTAATTTTTGGAGCAGGCGAGAATGATGGTGTATCATTAGATGACACCATACCATGTGAAACTCCAGTTGAGCCTCCTACAGTCCCAGAACTCCAGATAATCCTGTCACAGACGTCAG AGGGTCCTGTTCCTGTAATACAAGGccatgaaataaaccaaccacAGATGCCAA TGGCCACTGTTCCTGTTATACTAGAACTTGAAGTCTTCCAGTCACAGATGCCAG TGGACCCTGTTCCTATAATGCCAGAACTTGAAGTGAACCAGCCAG GTGACCATGTTCCTGCAATGTCAGAAGTCACAATGATTCAGGAGCCACAACTGCAAG CTGCTTTGGACACTACAGTGCTGCATCCTGTTCATGTTCTTGGAACTCCAGAACTTACAATGACTGAGCTGCTACATACGCCAG AACAACTGGTACCTGATTATCCTGAACCTGCAGCTGAAACCCTAATCATTCGTCGAGGACATTGTCTCCTTGACCTGATTAATGCTTTCAAAAATCCAGCCATTCTACACTCCAAGGTCTCCATTAAGATGCGTCTTCCAAATGGAAAACTTGAAGAAGGGGAAGGAAGTGGTGTTTTAAGGGATTGCTTAACAGAATTTTGGACAGAATTTTATGAGAGATGCACTTTGGGCATGGATGTGAAAGTTCCCCTTATTAGGCATGACTATCAGTGTGACGAGTGGCAGGCAATTGGCAGAATTTTTGTAGTAGGATGGTTTCAAGCACGCTACTTCCCTGTACAACTGGCCGCTCCATTCCTAGAAGTAGTTCTGTATGGCACAAGTGCAAGTAGCCTAAAGGATGCATTTTTGCAGTATGTCTCTGCACAAGAAAGAGAGATCCTTCTCAATGCTTTAAAAGACTTTGAGTCTGTCGAAAATGATGCTTTGTTAGATGCCCTTGAGGCCCATGAGTGTCACCAGGTTCCTACCAAAGAAAATTTGGTCCCACTGCTATCACAAATGGGACACAAGGCCCTTATACAGGCACCAATGTACATTATTGAGTGTTGGCGTCCaattgtagaagagctagcaaaTGATGTTCCACCAGATGCTCTGGACGGTATCCTAAAGAAGAAAATTCCAACAGGAAAGGCAGTGAAGGATCTCCTTTTCTTCCCAGAAGAAATGAATGCATCCCAATCATTAGTAGCCCGATATCTAAAGAGATACATAAGTGAACTTGATTTGCATACACTTCAACTATTCCTCCGTTTTTGTACTGGTTCCAATTTGATTGATGGGCCGATTACTGTGGAGTTTATTGAGACATCCGACTTCCAAAGAAGACCACAGTCGCACACATGTGCCAAGATATTAAAGTTGCCAATAGGATACCAAAATTATCCTGACCTTCGCAGTGATTTTAATAGCATACTCTCAAGCTCTGTGTGGGTTATGGACATTGTTTAG
- the LOC125804994 gene encoding uncharacterized protein LOC125804994: MHGYRWMYTKCVRRGIRVRKEDVRILLALLDPVSSQARQRRRLSRRLYFSEGPNFIWHVDSYDKLKPYGICINGCIDGFSRRIIWLKASYTNSNSKVIGGFFVEAIERFGGCPRLVRADMGTENVTIKDIQMYLRRNNEDDRAGNASYITGTSTANQRIESWWGQMRKAGVEHWIQLFGELKDEGLFSGDFLDKALVQFCFMAIIQEELDQISDVWNAHRIRPSRNTNVPSGIPNVMHLAPHLWNTEDLLVPVCEDELVTCKECCQFLTSVTCDGDVFDLCSLFLEDSRLAFPVTESQALDLYLSLKDWVHAQLQDP, from the exons ATGCATGGGTACCGGTGGATGTACACTAAGTGTGTCAGAAGAGGCATACGGGTCAGGAAAGAAGATGTGAGGATTCTTTTGGCTCTTCTCGACCCCGTAAGCTCTCAAGCTCGCCAAAGACGTCGTCTTAGTCGAAGACTGTATTTCTCTGAGGGTCCTAATTTCATATGGCATGTTGATTCATACGACAAACTCAAACCATATGGGATATGCATTAATGGATGTATCGATGGATTCTCTCGAAGGATTATTTGGTTGAAGGCATCCTATACCAACAGCAACTCCAAAGTTATTGGAGGATTTTTTGTGGAGGCAATAGAGCGTTTTGGAGGTTGCCCGCGGCTTGTACGCGCGGATATGGGCACAGAGAACGTGACAATAAAGGATATCCAGATGTATCTGCGGCGAAACAATGAGGATGACAGAGCTGGTAATGCAAGCTACATCACAGGAACAAGCACAGCAAACCAACGAATTGAGAGCTGGTGGGGACAGATGCGGAAGGCGGGCGTAGAGCACTGGATCCAACTGTTCGGGGAACTTAAGGATGAAGGACTGTTCAGCGGGGATTTCTTGGACAAAGCTCTGGTGCAGTTTTGCTTTATGGCAATAATTCAG GAAGAGCTCGACCAGATTTCTGATGTTTGGAATGCCCACCGTATTCGACCTTCCAGAAACACAAATGTACCAAGTGGGATTCCTAATGTCATGCACCTTGCACCACATCTGTGGAATACTGAAGACCTTCTTGTTCCAGTTTGTGAAGATGAACTGGTCACTTGCAAAGAATGTTGCCAGTTTTTGACCTCAGTTACATGTGATGGAGACGTGTTTGACCTGTGTTCCTTATTTTTAGAGGACTCAAGATTAGCTTTTCCAGTCACGGAATCACAAGCACTGGACTTGTATTTGTCTTTGAAGGACTGGGTACATGCCCAATTACAAGATCCATAA
- the en1a gene encoding homeobox protein engrailed-1a translates to MEDRHQPDSPDPSEPVELPHRTTNFFIDDILRPDFGCRKERREGRTVQQARALGDGPTLPRTPDSEYCTDSVSSSSSSSSSSSSTVSSPPSRAAGEAAATKERQPLLWPAWVYCTRYSDRPSSGPRTRKLKKTKSQAEDKRPRTAFTAEQLQRLKTEFQLNRYITEQRRQALAHELNLNESQIKIWFQNKRAKIKKSTGFKNTLAMQLMAQGLYNHSTTTVQEENSD, encoded by the exons ATGGAAGATCGTCACCAGCCCGACAGCCCGGATCCGAGCGAGCCGGTGGAGCTCCCGCACAGAACCACCAACTTCTTCATCGACGACATTCTCCGGCCGGACTTCGGCTGCAGAAAGGAGCGCCGAGAAGGCAGGACAGTGCAGCAGGCTCGTGCGCTTGGAGACGGACCCACATTGCCCCGAACTCCGGATTCTGAGTATTGCACAGACAGCGTGTCCTCCTCTTCATCTtcgtcctcctcttcttcctccacgGTTTCCTCACCTCCGTCCAGGGCTGCAGGAGAAGCGGCGGCCACCAAGGAGCGTCAGCCGCTGCTCTGGCCTGCCTGGGTCTACTGCACCAGATACTCGGACAGACCTTCATCTG GCCCAAGAACCCGGAAACTGAAGAAGACTAAGAGTCAGGCGGAGGATAAAAGACCCAGGACGGCGTTCACGGCCGAGCAGCTGCAGAGACTGAAGACGGAGTTTCAGCTGAACCGCTACATCACCGAGCAGCGCAGACAGGCGCTCGCACACGAACTCAACCTCAACGAGTCCCAGATTAAGATCTGGTTTCAGAACAAACGCGCCAAAATCAAAAAGTCAACCGGCTTCAAGAACACACTGGCGATGCAGCTGATGGCACAGGGTCTGTACAACCATTCCACCACCACCGTCCAGGAGGAGAACAGTGACTGA